A single region of the Salarchaeum japonicum genome encodes:
- a CDS encoding mandelate racemase/muconate lactonizing enzyme family protein: MISSFSLPLADSLDTAAGTITEREGFLLRSRDGLGEATPLPGWTESHEDCRDALETADAALPDWQAALDACEGRPAARHAVSLAHLDAASRVEQEPLYRFLADDDARVESVPANATVGDAPVEGTVESAREAVASGFDCVKVKVGARPVADDVERLRAVREAVGADVELRADANAAWSADEANYVFDELAGVVSYVEQPLAKGDLDGHAALREHDVGVALDETLTEHGIREVLAAESADAVVLKPMALGGIDRAREAALTAREAGVAAVATTTIDAVVARTAAVHLAASLPGMPACGLATAHLLDDDLAPDPAPVEDGEVSVPQEPGNLPGEVEP; this comes from the coding sequence ATGATTTCCTCGTTCTCCCTCCCGCTCGCCGACTCGCTCGACACCGCCGCCGGAACCATCACCGAACGCGAGGGATTCCTCCTCCGCTCCCGCGACGGCCTCGGCGAAGCCACCCCCCTCCCCGGCTGGACGGAGTCCCACGAGGACTGCCGAGACGCGCTCGAAACCGCGGACGCCGCGCTCCCCGACTGGCAGGCCGCGCTCGACGCCTGCGAGGGCCGGCCGGCCGCTCGCCACGCCGTCTCGCTCGCGCACCTCGACGCCGCCAGCCGGGTCGAACAGGAACCCCTGTACCGATTCCTCGCGGACGACGACGCCCGTGTCGAATCCGTGCCCGCGAACGCCACCGTCGGCGACGCCCCGGTCGAGGGAACCGTCGAGTCCGCCCGGGAGGCCGTCGCGTCCGGGTTCGACTGCGTGAAGGTGAAGGTCGGCGCGCGACCCGTCGCGGACGACGTGGAACGCCTCCGCGCGGTGCGGGAGGCGGTCGGCGCGGACGTGGAACTCCGCGCGGACGCGAACGCCGCCTGGAGCGCCGACGAGGCGAACTATGTATTCGACGAACTCGCCGGCGTCGTCTCGTACGTCGAACAGCCGCTCGCGAAGGGCGACCTCGACGGGCACGCGGCGCTCCGCGAACACGACGTGGGCGTCGCGCTCGACGAGACGCTCACCGAACACGGGATTCGCGAGGTGCTCGCGGCCGAGTCGGCGGACGCCGTCGTCCTGAAGCCGATGGCGCTCGGCGGCATCGACCGCGCCCGCGAGGCCGCGCTGACCGCGCGCGAAGCCGGGGTCGCGGCGGTCGCGACCACGACCATCGACGCCGTGGTCGCCCGCACCGCCGCCGTCCACCTCGCCGCCAGCCTCCCCGGCATGCCCGCGTGCGGCCTCGCCACCGCCCACCTGCTCGACGACGACCTCGCGCCCGACCCCGCGCCCGTCGAGGACGGTGAAGTCAGCGTCCCGCAGGAACCCGGAAACCTCCCCGGGGAGGTGGAGCCGTGA
- a CDS encoding 1,4-dihydroxy-2-naphthoate polyprenyltransferase, giving the protein MSEAEADISRTRAWVVAARPHTFPAAAAPVVVGVGLALRDGVFAPLPALAALVGSLLIQIGTNFANDYYDAVQGADTDDREGFTRVTASGLIEPGEVKRAMYGTFAAAILLGTSLVYVGGVPILVIGLLSVASGIAYTGGPYPLGYHGLGDLFVFVFFGIVAVVGTYYVQAASLVAGAFPAWIPAGTVTVDAFVASLPVGAIATNVLVVNNVRDREEDARTGKNTLAVRFGYAFSRAQYVALFALAYLTPGWFYLRTADPLVLLPLLSLPLAASVTRTVLTETAGDELNPALTRTGQTLALYTVLFALGLAL; this is encoded by the coding sequence ATGTCAGAAGCGGAAGCGGACATCTCGCGGACGCGCGCGTGGGTGGTCGCGGCGCGCCCGCACACGTTCCCGGCCGCCGCCGCGCCCGTCGTCGTCGGAGTCGGACTCGCGCTCCGGGACGGCGTGTTCGCGCCCCTCCCGGCGCTCGCGGCGCTCGTCGGGTCGCTCCTCATCCAGATCGGCACGAACTTCGCGAACGACTACTACGACGCCGTGCAGGGCGCGGACACCGACGACCGCGAGGGGTTCACCCGGGTGACCGCGAGCGGCCTCATCGAACCCGGCGAGGTGAAGCGCGCGATGTACGGGACGTTCGCCGCCGCCATCCTCCTCGGCACCTCCCTCGTGTACGTCGGCGGCGTCCCCATCCTCGTCATCGGCCTCCTGTCGGTCGCGTCCGGCATCGCGTACACCGGCGGCCCCTACCCCCTGGGCTACCACGGACTCGGCGACCTGTTCGTCTTCGTCTTCTTCGGTATCGTCGCCGTCGTCGGCACGTACTACGTGCAGGCCGCCTCCCTGGTCGCGGGCGCGTTCCCCGCCTGGATTCCCGCGGGAACCGTCACCGTGGACGCCTTCGTTGCGAGCCTGCCCGTCGGCGCGATCGCGACGAACGTCCTCGTCGTGAACAACGTCCGCGACCGCGAGGAGGACGCCCGAACGGGGAAGAACACGCTCGCCGTCCGGTTCGGCTACGCGTTCAGCCGCGCGCAGTACGTCGCGCTGTTCGCGCTCGCCTACCTCACCCCGGGCTGGTTCTACCTCCGCACCGCCGACCCGCTCGTCCTCCTCCCCCTGCTCTCGCTCCCGCTCGCCGCGTCCGTCACCCGCACCGTCCTCACCGAGACCGCGGGCGACGAACTGAACCCCGCGCTCACCCGGACGGGCCAGACGCTCGCGCTCTACACCGTCCTGTTCGCGCTCGGACTCGCGCTATGA
- a CDS encoding MFS transporter, with product MSDTAADIEPERAPRGEGWLYAWGGANVAIGVASLLVPLYVVQLGGDAVALGVLWFATSMAMAPSSLAVGPLTDRFGHQRTVVLVGFAGIAVAFAALPLLGSVAAVVVADAALWLFVAAVTPVITTLVLADAPQSRWNGRIARLNKYQGYGWTAGLVLGSVWTLVVGSRLPAIDTQRALLWLCAAITVACTAAAARSLPSEPGTRGLRGRLRSRPSRRAVRAVFSPLLPGRVVSLARTTSPRDLLTGLSRPLIVYFAAVSVFFAGFSVFSAPLPDFLTQAGFGDGAVFALYVVSSLASAVFYVGAGELADRYDLRRLQSGALGLRAVVFPVVAAVGYAVQASTLTGLAAVACLFALTGLSWAVIAVTANSLVARYASPGNRGAALGLYTALSSAAGGVGGLLGGWLAAAYDYVPTFTVAAVLVVAGAAVVLALDAIDANPTN from the coding sequence GTGTCCGACACCGCGGCCGACATCGAACCGGAGCGCGCACCGCGCGGGGAGGGCTGGCTGTACGCGTGGGGCGGCGCGAACGTCGCCATCGGCGTCGCGAGCCTCCTCGTCCCGCTCTACGTCGTCCAGCTCGGCGGGGACGCCGTCGCGCTCGGCGTGCTCTGGTTCGCCACCTCGATGGCGATGGCACCGAGTTCGCTCGCGGTCGGCCCGCTCACCGACCGGTTCGGCCATCAGCGCACGGTCGTCCTCGTCGGGTTCGCGGGTATCGCCGTCGCGTTCGCCGCGCTCCCGCTCCTCGGGTCGGTCGCCGCGGTCGTCGTCGCGGACGCGGCGCTCTGGCTGTTCGTCGCCGCGGTCACGCCCGTCATCACCACGCTCGTGCTCGCGGACGCCCCGCAGTCCCGCTGGAACGGCCGCATCGCCCGCCTCAACAAGTACCAGGGGTACGGCTGGACCGCCGGCCTCGTGCTCGGGTCTGTGTGGACGCTCGTCGTCGGCTCGCGCCTCCCCGCGATAGACACCCAGCGCGCGCTCCTCTGGCTCTGCGCGGCCATCACCGTCGCCTGCACCGCCGCGGCCGCGCGCTCCCTCCCGAGCGAACCCGGCACGCGCGGCCTCCGCGGCCGCCTCCGCTCCCGGCCGTCCCGGCGCGCCGTCCGCGCCGTCTTCTCCCCACTTCTTCCGGGGCGCGTCGTCTCGCTCGCCCGCACCACCAGCCCCCGCGACCTCCTCACCGGCCTCAGCCGCCCCCTCATCGTCTACTTCGCCGCCGTCTCCGTCTTCTTCGCGGGGTTCTCCGTGTTCAGCGCGCCGCTCCCGGACTTCCTCACGCAGGCCGGGTTCGGGGACGGTGCCGTGTTCGCGCTGTACGTCGTCTCCAGTCTCGCGTCCGCCGTGTTCTACGTCGGCGCGGGCGAACTCGCAGACCGCTACGACCTCCGCCGCCTCCAGTCCGGCGCGCTCGGCCTGCGAGCCGTCGTCTTCCCCGTCGTCGCCGCCGTCGGGTACGCCGTCCAGGCCTCGACGCTCACCGGATTGGCCGCCGTCGCCTGCCTGTTCGCGCTCACCGGTCTCTCCTGGGCGGTCATCGCCGTCACCGCGAACTCGCTCGTCGCCCGGTACGCCAGCCCCGGGAACCGCGGGGCCGCGCTCGGCCTCTACACCGCGCTCTCCTCCGCCGCGGGCGGCGTCGGCGGCCTCCTCGGCGGCTGGCTCGCCGCCGCCTACGACTACGTCCCGACGTTCACGGTCGCCGCCGTGCTCGTCGTCGCCGGCGCGGCCGTCGTGCTCGCGCTCGACGCCATCGACGCCAATCCCACGAACTGA
- a CDS encoding ATP-binding protein, whose translation MVVVSRRVCGGVLVALGAALAVGHAGTTGSEPPLAFAVTTALSVAIAGVGVAIARGGLVSAWCTTRVLAWTAVAAGLLPAAVLWVTADAPVFTSLFSTAIVDAATVGALAGVLVGVYDARNRKRQRDLDRLNRITNALRVATQEVVHANDRDTLEQAVCDRLATSDPYEAVWVGRYDAEADVVRPSAWAGLPDDYFDSLTIPTDDTEKGQGAGGRAIKTRETQAIPDVYADETMEPWWRMLREHGVQSLAVVPIHHDDTVYGFYSIYADRPDVFDETERDVLTELGETLGNAIAVIETRERLAQREQELARQNRRLEEFASVVSHDLRNPLNVAEGYVDIARETADAETADALDRVDDALSRMHELVEDVLALARQGDTVNDPETVSLSGVVTDAWETVDTAEATLETRDLPRVRADGSRVRQLLENLFRNAVEHGAGDDGRVTVTVGWLSDGAGFYVADDGPGIPDEERERVFETGYSSSDHGTGFGLNIARTIAEAHGWRVELTESESGGARFEFRNVETAE comes from the coding sequence ATGGTCGTGGTGTCCCGGCGGGTGTGTGGCGGGGTGCTCGTGGCGCTCGGGGCGGCGCTCGCGGTCGGGCACGCGGGAACGACGGGGTCGGAGCCGCCGCTGGCGTTCGCGGTGACGACGGCGCTCTCCGTCGCCATCGCGGGCGTCGGCGTGGCCATCGCGCGCGGCGGGCTCGTGTCGGCGTGGTGTACGACCCGGGTGCTCGCGTGGACGGCGGTCGCCGCGGGGCTGTTGCCGGCGGCGGTGCTCTGGGTGACCGCGGACGCGCCCGTGTTCACGTCCCTGTTCTCGACGGCTATCGTGGACGCGGCGACGGTCGGCGCGCTCGCGGGCGTGCTCGTCGGCGTGTACGACGCGCGAAACCGGAAGCGCCAGCGCGACCTCGACCGCCTGAACCGCATCACGAACGCGCTCCGCGTCGCCACCCAGGAGGTCGTGCACGCGAACGACCGCGACACCCTCGAACAGGCCGTCTGCGACCGCCTCGCCACGTCCGACCCCTACGAGGCCGTCTGGGTCGGCCGGTACGACGCCGAGGCGGACGTGGTGCGGCCGTCCGCGTGGGCGGGCCTGCCCGACGACTACTTCGACTCACTCACCATCCCCACGGACGACACCGAGAAGGGACAGGGGGCTGGCGGGCGCGCCATCAAGACGCGTGAGACGCAGGCGATTCCGGACGTGTACGCGGACGAGACGATGGAGCCGTGGTGGCGTATGCTCCGCGAGCACGGCGTCCAGTCGCTCGCCGTCGTCCCTATCCACCACGACGACACCGTCTACGGGTTCTACAGCATTTACGCCGACCGCCCGGACGTGTTCGACGAGACCGAACGCGACGTGCTCACGGAACTCGGGGAGACGCTCGGGAACGCCATCGCCGTCATCGAAACCCGGGAGCGACTCGCGCAACGCGAACAGGAACTCGCCCGGCAGAACCGCCGCCTGGAGGAGTTCGCGAGCGTCGTCAGCCACGACCTCCGCAACCCCCTGAACGTCGCGGAGGGCTACGTCGACATCGCGCGCGAGACGGCGGACGCGGAGACGGCGGACGCGCTCGACCGCGTGGACGACGCGCTCTCCCGGATGCACGAACTCGTCGAGGACGTGCTCGCGCTCGCCCGGCAGGGAGACACCGTGAACGACCCCGAGACCGTGTCGCTGTCGGGTGTCGTGACGGACGCGTGGGAGACCGTGGACACCGCAGAGGCCACGCTCGAAACCCGCGACCTCCCGCGGGTGCGCGCCGACGGAAGCCGCGTCCGGCAACTCCTCGAAAACCTCTTCCGGAACGCCGTCGAGCACGGCGCGGGCGACGACGGCCGCGTGACCGTGACGGTCGGCTGGCTCTCCGACGGCGCGGGGTTCTACGTCGCCGACGACGGCCCCGGCATCCCCGACGAGGAGCGCGAGCGCGTGTTCGAGACCGGGTACTCGTCGAGCGACCACGGCACCGGATTCGGGTTGAACATCGCGCGCACCATCGCGGAAGCGCACGGCTGGCGGGTCGAGTTGACGGAGAGCGAGTCGGGCGGCGCGCGCTTCGAGTTCAGAAACGTAGAGACCGCAGAGTAG
- a CDS encoding 1,4-dihydroxy-2-naphthoyl-CoA synthase yields the protein MVSELFDPDRWEQVEGFDFRDITYHRGTDVDAVRIAFDRPEKRNAFRPGTVDELATALDHAKRQTDIGCVLLTGNGPSPKDGGWAFCSGGDQSVRGDSGYEYQGEDENPDPGEAGRLHILEVQRAIRFMPKPVVAVVPGWAVGGGHSLHVVCDITLASDDHAKFLQTDPDVASFDAGFGSAYLAKQVGQKKAREVFFRGKTYSAEEAADMGMVNEAVAHDDLEDVALDWADEMSRKSPTAVRMLKYAFNMADDGMVGQQVFAGEATRLGYMTDEAREGREAFLENRDPDFDDYPWYY from the coding sequence ATGGTCTCTGAACTCTTCGACCCCGACCGCTGGGAGCAGGTCGAGGGCTTCGACTTCCGCGACATCACGTACCACCGCGGGACGGACGTGGACGCCGTCCGCATCGCGTTCGACCGCCCCGAGAAACGCAACGCGTTCCGTCCCGGAACCGTGGACGAACTCGCCACCGCGCTCGACCACGCGAAACGCCAGACCGACATCGGGTGCGTCCTCCTCACCGGCAACGGCCCCAGTCCCAAGGACGGCGGCTGGGCGTTCTGCTCGGGCGGCGACCAGTCCGTCCGCGGCGACTCCGGGTACGAATACCAGGGCGAAGACGAGAACCCCGACCCCGGTGAGGCGGGCCGCCTCCACATTCTCGAAGTCCAGCGCGCCATCCGCTTCATGCCCAAGCCCGTCGTCGCCGTCGTCCCGGGCTGGGCCGTCGGCGGCGGCCACTCCCTCCACGTCGTCTGCGACATCACGCTCGCCAGCGACGACCACGCGAAGTTCCTCCAGACCGACCCCGACGTCGCCTCCTTCGACGCCGGATTCGGCTCCGCCTACCTCGCCAAACAGGTCGGGCAGAAGAAAGCCCGCGAGGTGTTCTTCCGCGGGAAGACCTACTCGGCCGAGGAAGCCGCCGACATGGGCATGGTGAACGAAGCCGTCGCCCACGACGACCTGGAGGACGTGGCGCTCGACTGGGCGGACGAGATGAGTCGGAAGAGCCCGACCGCCGTCCGCATGCTCAAGTACGCCTTCAACATGGCCGACGACGGCATGGTCGGCCAGCAGGTCTTCGCCGGCGAAGCCACCCGCCTCGGCTACATGACCGACGAAGCACGCGAAGGCCGGGAAGCCTTCCTCGAAAACCGCGACCCCGACTTCGACGACTACCCCTGGTACTACTAA
- a CDS encoding PH domain-containing protein — translation MSTHSESEWFGSDAVAAVYRVQFLLLILFVAAIPVVGTAFAAPWYVPAAVAAVAFVVLALVWWWAGAYERTVGYRFGRDEFEARGGVFFRSKSTVPYARITNVETKQGPVLRYFGVGSVAVQTAGRSGQTTPEVTVSAITDYEEVRDRLVERVRAERGAGDATGSEPRPSGGDATLDDVLAELERIRGVLDDRDGE, via the coding sequence ATGAGCACGCACAGCGAATCGGAGTGGTTCGGGTCGGACGCCGTCGCCGCGGTCTACCGCGTGCAATTCCTCCTGCTGATACTGTTCGTCGCCGCGATTCCCGTCGTCGGAACCGCGTTCGCCGCGCCCTGGTACGTCCCCGCCGCCGTCGCCGCCGTCGCGTTCGTCGTCCTCGCGCTCGTCTGGTGGTGGGCGGGCGCGTACGAGCGAACCGTCGGCTACCGGTTCGGACGCGACGAGTTCGAGGCGCGCGGCGGCGTCTTCTTCCGCTCGAAGAGCACGGTTCCGTACGCCCGCATCACGAACGTCGAGACCAAACAGGGGCCGGTGCTCCGGTACTTCGGCGTCGGGTCGGTCGCCGTCCAGACCGCCGGTCGCTCCGGCCAGACCACCCCCGAGGTCACCGTGAGCGCCATCACCGACTACGAGGAAGTCCGCGACCGACTCGTCGAGCGCGTGCGCGCCGAACGCGGCGCGGGCGACGCCACCGGAAGCGAACCGCGACCGAGTGGCGGGGACGCGACGCTCGACGACGTGCTCGCGGAACTCGAACGCATTCGCGGCGTCCTCGACGACCGAGACGGCGAGTAG
- the menD gene encoding 2-succinyl-5-enolpyruvyl-6-hydroxy-3-cyclohexene-1-carboxylic-acid synthase codes for MTAPNRSTLFARAIVDELAKAGIDSVCVAPGSRSTPLTVAFDAHDDIRVFSHLDERAAAFFALGRAKRTGRPTPVVTTSGTATANLHPAVMEASQSRVPLLLLTADRPAELRDSGANQTVDQEKLYGSSVRFYKDLPEPNAEPRRLRAVRTTVHRALAESRGANPGPVHLNCPFQKPLEPTESKPPHAVSDDFDTEYPLAANGRDAPFVTHHAGETQPSEESLDRLETLVADAERGLVVAGPTDHPTHAPAIGRLADALGYPVLADPLSGLRFGGHTVEVPTLGGYDGYLDDRVTADWPSPDLVLRFGASPTSKPLRNYLARTDARQALVDPAAGWREASFTASDLVVSDPAPLARSLAARADERGADWPELRAAERAHWDAVADADRLEGAIAREVVGSAPDPATVFVSNSMPVRDIDRFARPRDADVSVLANRGASGIDGVTSTALGAGSATDDPLVLLTGDLAYYHDMNGLLALARCDQSATVVLVNNDGGGIFHMLPIEDFDPPFQGQFKTPHGLDFEPTGDLYGFDYARTDCDGFPERYRASLTSEGTQVIEVVTDAEASHRRREELRERVVEELA; via the coding sequence ATGACCGCACCCAACCGGAGCACGCTGTTCGCGCGCGCGATCGTCGACGAACTCGCGAAGGCCGGAATCGACTCCGTCTGCGTCGCGCCCGGCAGTCGCTCCACGCCGCTGACCGTCGCGTTCGACGCCCACGACGATATTCGCGTGTTCAGCCACCTCGACGAGCGCGCCGCGGCGTTCTTCGCGCTCGGCCGCGCGAAACGCACCGGCCGCCCGACGCCCGTCGTCACCACCTCCGGCACCGCGACCGCGAACCTCCACCCGGCCGTGATGGAGGCCTCGCAATCGCGCGTCCCGCTCCTCCTGCTCACCGCCGACCGCCCCGCCGAACTCCGCGACAGCGGCGCGAACCAGACCGTCGACCAGGAGAAACTCTACGGGAGTTCCGTCCGGTTCTACAAAGACCTCCCCGAGCCGAACGCGGAACCGCGCCGCCTGCGCGCCGTCCGCACGACGGTTCACCGCGCGCTCGCGGAATCCCGGGGCGCGAACCCCGGCCCGGTACACCTGAACTGCCCGTTCCAGAAGCCGCTCGAACCGACAGAATCGAAGCCGCCCCACGCCGTTTCCGACGACTTCGATACCGAGTACCCGCTCGCCGCGAACGGCCGGGACGCCCCGTTCGTCACCCACCACGCGGGCGAAACGCAGCCCAGCGAGGAGTCGCTCGACCGGCTCGAAACGCTCGTCGCGGACGCCGAGCGCGGGCTCGTCGTCGCCGGCCCGACCGACCATCCGACGCACGCCCCCGCAATCGGCCGACTCGCGGACGCCCTCGGCTATCCCGTGCTCGCCGACCCGCTCTCCGGCCTCCGGTTCGGCGGGCACACGGTCGAGGTACCGACGCTCGGCGGGTACGACGGCTACCTCGACGACCGCGTCACCGCCGACTGGCCGAGTCCCGACCTCGTCCTGCGGTTCGGCGCGTCCCCCACTTCGAAGCCGCTCCGGAACTACCTCGCGCGCACTGACGCCCGCCAGGCGCTCGTCGATCCCGCCGCCGGCTGGCGGGAGGCCTCGTTCACCGCGAGCGACCTCGTCGTCAGCGACCCCGCGCCGCTCGCCCGCAGTCTCGCCGCGCGCGCCGACGAGCGGGGCGCGGACTGGCCGGAACTCCGCGCCGCCGAGCGCGCGCACTGGGACGCCGTCGCGGACGCCGACCGACTGGAGGGCGCGATAGCCCGGGAGGTCGTCGGGTCCGCGCCCGACCCCGCGACGGTGTTCGTCTCGAACTCGATGCCCGTCCGGGACATCGACCGGTTCGCTCGGCCCCGGGACGCCGACGTGTCCGTGCTCGCGAACCGCGGCGCGTCCGGCATCGACGGCGTCACCTCCACCGCGCTCGGCGCGGGGAGCGCGACGGACGACCCGCTCGTCCTCCTCACGGGCGACCTCGCGTACTACCACGACATGAACGGCCTGCTCGCGCTCGCGCGCTGCGACCAGTCCGCGACCGTCGTCCTCGTGAACAACGACGGCGGCGGCATCTTCCACATGCTCCCCATCGAGGACTTCGACCCGCCGTTCCAGGGCCAGTTCAAGACCCCGCACGGCCTCGACTTCGAACCGACGGGCGACCTCTACGGCTTCGACTACGCCCGCACCGACTGCGACGGCTTCCCCGAGCGCTACCGCGCCAGCCTCACGAGCGAGGGAACCCAGGTCATCGAGGTCGTGACCGACGCCGAAGCGAGCCACCGACGCCGCGAGGAACTCCGCGAGCGCGTGGTCGAGGAGCTCGCGTGA
- a CDS encoding isochorismate synthase: MGTRRNAQESVPAGGRLVSRTRRLDDAPLSALVRAAERPHAIWTAPNEPAVLARGAAAFVTASGTDRFASVREQAATVFSSIDRPDAAPHVARPRFVGGFSFHDRHDATGVWDGFPGAGFVLPHVQFTVTDDATYLTVNEYGADATPASVERTLDKVAAAARDTTHGDLAAPPGVRRTERTTDRETWRDQVEQVVERIESGTLEKAVLAQSLRAELDGAFSLPDAFDRLADAYPDCFRFAFRANGGRTFFGATPERLVTRHGGRLETGALASTAPRGDTPAEDDALEADLRNSEKYQHEHQLVADSIRDQLDGHARNVATGDQQVRKLTNVQHLFTPISADTDDHVLALADALHPTPAVGGLPPAAALDAIREIETFDRGWYAAPVGWFDADGDGTFAVALRSAVADDGAATLFAGNGIVADSDPDTEWEEVLLKYRPILDALE; this comes from the coding sequence ATGGGAACTCGGCGCAACGCGCAGGAGTCCGTGCCGGCGGGCGGACGGCTCGTCAGCCGAACCCGCCGCCTCGACGACGCGCCGCTCTCGGCGCTCGTGCGGGCCGCGGAACGACCGCACGCCATCTGGACTGCGCCAAACGAACCCGCCGTCCTCGCGCGCGGCGCGGCCGCGTTCGTCACCGCGAGCGGCACCGACCGCTTCGCGTCCGTGCGCGAGCAGGCCGCGACCGTCTTCTCGTCAATCGACCGCCCCGACGCCGCCCCGCACGTCGCGCGCCCCCGGTTCGTCGGCGGTTTCTCCTTCCACGACAGACACGACGCCACCGGCGTCTGGGACGGCTTTCCCGGCGCGGGGTTCGTCCTGCCGCACGTCCAGTTCACCGTCACCGACGACGCCACCTACCTCACGGTGAACGAGTACGGCGCGGACGCCACGCCCGCGTCCGTCGAACGGACGCTCGACAAAGTCGCCGCCGCCGCCCGCGACACCACCCACGGCGACCTCGCCGCCCCGCCCGGCGTCCGGCGGACGGAGCGAACCACCGACCGCGAGACCTGGCGCGACCAGGTCGAACAGGTCGTCGAGCGCATCGAGTCCGGAACGCTGGAGAAGGCCGTGCTCGCGCAGTCGCTCCGCGCGGAACTCGACGGCGCGTTCTCCCTCCCGGACGCCTTCGACCGCCTCGCGGACGCCTACCCGGACTGCTTCCGGTTCGCGTTCCGCGCGAACGGCGGCCGGACGTTCTTCGGCGCGACCCCCGAACGCCTCGTCACCCGCCACGGCGGCCGCCTCGAAACCGGCGCGCTCGCGTCCACCGCGCCCCGCGGCGACACGCCCGCGGAGGACGACGCGCTCGAAGCCGACCTCCGCAACTCGGAGAAGTACCAGCACGAACACCAGCTCGTGGCGGACAGCATCCGCGACCAGCTCGACGGCCACGCGCGGAACGTCGCGACCGGCGACCAACAGGTGCGGAAGCTCACCAACGTCCAGCATCTCTTCACGCCCATCAGCGCCGACACCGACGACCACGTCCTCGCGCTCGCCGACGCCCTCCACCCCACGCCCGCCGTCGGCGGCCTCCCGCCGGCCGCCGCGCTGGACGCGATTCGAGAGATAGAGACGTTCGACCGCGGCTGGTACGCCGCGCCCGTCGGCTGGTTCGACGCGGACGGCGACGGCACGTTCGCGGTCGCCCTCCGGTCGGCCGTCGCGGACGACGGCGCGGCCACGCTGTTCGCGGGTAACGGCATCGTCGCGGACTCCGACCCCGACACCGAGTGGGAGGAAGTCCTCCTCAAGTACCGGCCGATACTGGACGCGCTCGAATGA